A region of the Vicinamibacteria bacterium genome:
CGGAGGATGCGGGGTCTCGCCCCGAGCGACACGCGTAGCGCCCACTCGTCGTGACGGCGAATGACACGGGCAAGAGTCAGGTTGGCCACGTTCGCGCAGGCGATCACGAGGACAAAGGCGGCCACCCCCAACAGCATGAGGAGCGTTGGCCGCGCGGTGGCGGCGAGCTGCTCGCGCAGGAGCGACAGAGAAACGTCGTAGCCATGGGTCGTGTCGTAGATCTCGGGGTAGGCCTCGTGCAGTCGGCGGGTGATTTCCTCGATCTCCACCCGCGCGGATTGCAGGGTCGTATCCGGTGCAAGACGCGCGAACACCTCCGTCATGCGGTGGGTGCGATCGTCGACCATGCTCGCGCTCAGATGGTGAGGGCTCGCGACCAGATTGACGTAGAGATCCGTGCGCTCGGGATAGGGGGGCGCCGGCTCCGCGACCCCTACGATCGCGACGCTCCGGTCGTTCATCGTGACCTGGCGACCGACCACTTCGGGGTCGCCAGCGAACTGGCGCAGCCAATAGTCGTAAGTGAGGACCGCGACGGCAGGCGCGGCCTCGCCGTCGTCGTGGCTCGAGATCACCCGGCCCAGGCGAGCGCCGAGTCCCATGACGTCGAAGTAGTTACCGGTCACGATGCCGGCGCGAACCAGCTTCGGCTCGTCGAGTCCGATCATGTTGAACGTCATGGCGGAGAACTCGGTGATGCCGTCGAAGCTCCGACTCTGCTCGCGGTAGTCCTTGATCTCCGAGACGGAGAAGAGCACGTTGTCGATCCCCGCGATGTTGGCGGCGTGACGCAGGTAAACGAGGCGATCCTCATTGCGATACGGAAGCGGATGAAGCCAGACCCCGTGCACCACGCTGAAGATCGCCGTGTTGGCGCCGATACCCAGCCCGAGCGTCAGCACGAAAGCGAGTGTGTAGGCCCGGCTCTTCGACAGGAAACGTATCGCGAGACGGATGTCGGTGATCCATTGCCAGCGATTCCAATCCATCCGTTCTCGAAAGCTTCGGAGGACGAGACGCCACGCGGGAACGCCTGCGTGGGGATCGATGAAGCTCGGCGTTTCGAGAGCCCCATAAGCCCGAGCCACGCGAGAGGGGGTTCCGAACCGGGAAAGGGCCGTGGCGGTCGCGCCGTCGACGGAGGCGCCGCCCCCGACCAGCTCGGCGATCGCGTCCTCGAGATGCGCCTCGGCTTCGTCGAGGATGCGCTCGATACCCGGGTGGCTCGGCTCGACACGAAACCGGGAGGCGAGCTCCTTTCTCAGCGCGCGTAGGAACGCGTGAAGCTTTCGGGAATTTCCGAAGGTCGGGCTCATACCGTATCCAAGACCGACTCGACCGCCTGGGCGAAGCTTCCCCACGCCAGACGCTCCTGAGCCAGGGCTTCTTTCCCCGATTCCGTCAGGCTGTACACGCGGCGGCGGCGCCCACCAACCTCCGCCCAGGAGCTCTCCAGAAGCCCTTTGGATTCCAGCCGGTGAAGGGCCGGGTATAGAGTTCCCTCGGGAAGCTCCAAAGCGTTACCGCTCGCCTGCGCGAGCCGACGAGCGATTTGGTAGCCGTGGGACGCGCCGGTGCTAACTACCGCCAGGAGAAGAAGATCCAGGTGACCCTTCAGCGTTTCTCTTTTCATCCCTCGCGATCCTACCCTTTGTGATACGAGGTATTCAAGGGAAAGGTTCATTTCCGCACTTCAAACGTCATTCTTCTCCAAGGTCGAATGGCCTGGGACGGCATGCTACGATCCGCGCCTCCGCGCCGGGGGGTGCGGGAGTCGGCGCTGAGGAGACTTGGGCGGTCAGGAGGCGTCATGACAAATCGACTGCTGAGTTTTTGTGTGGTGCAGGCACTCCTCGTCGGGACCGCAGTCGGGCAGGATGCGCGGAGTGTATTGCAGTCTGCTGCCGAGGCCATCGGAGCCACGCAATTGAAATCGATTCGTTATTCCGGGACGGGATGGAGAGGAGCGGTCGGCCAGAGCTTCAGGCCGGATCTCGACTGGCCTCGTTTCGATATGCCCCGGTACATCCGAACCATTGACTTCGAGACTCGATCCTCGAAGGAGGAAATGGTTCTCGTCCAGGGGAACAATCCTCCTCGCGGTGGAGGAGGAACGCCCATCGAGGGTGAACGGCATCAGACTCTCCTGGTCAGCGGGGATTACGCCTGGAACCTCCAAGGTGACGCGGTCGTTCCAGCCCCGACCGCCGCCGAGGTGCGACAGCTCGAAATCTGGCTCACGCCGCACGGCTTTCTCAAAGCCGCCATGGCGGGAAACCCCACAGCAATCACCCGAAACGAATACGGAGAACGCGTGACCGTGGTCTCGTTCACCGCGCTCGGCAAATACCAGGTGAACGGCACCATCACGAGTGACCATCTCGTGGCCCGGGTACAAACCTGGGTTCCCAATCCGGTGGTCGGGGACATGTATTACGAGAACGTCTACACGGACTATCGAGATTTCGGGGGCGTGAAGCTCCCCACT
Encoded here:
- a CDS encoding ABC transporter permease, which codes for MSPTFGNSRKLHAFLRALRKELASRFRVEPSHPGIERILDEAEAHLEDAIAELVGGGASVDGATATALSRFGTPSRVARAYGALETPSFIDPHAGVPAWRLVLRSFRERMDWNRWQWITDIRLAIRFLSKSRAYTLAFVLTLGLGIGANTAIFSVVHGVWLHPLPYRNEDRLVYLRHAANIAGIDNVLFSVSEIKDYREQSRSFDGITEFSAMTFNMIGLDEPKLVRAGIVTGNYFDVMGLGARLGRVISSHDDGEAAPAVAVLTYDYWLRQFAGDPEVVGRQVTMNDRSVAIVGVAEPAPPYPERTDLYVNLVASPHHLSASMVDDRTHRMTEVFARLAPDTTLQSARVEIEEITRRLHEAYPEIYDTTHGYDVSLSLLREQLAATARPTLLMLLGVAAFVLVIACANVANLTLARVIRRHDEWALRVSLGARPRILR
- a CDS encoding PadR family transcriptional regulator, producing the protein MKRETLKGHLDLLLLAVVSTGASHGYQIARRLAQASGNALELPEGTLYPALHRLESKGLLESSWAEVGGRRRRVYSLTESGKEALAQERLAWGSFAQAVESVLDTV